In Thermodesulfobacteriota bacterium, the DNA window TGATGAAAATACGGGAATGCCGTGATGTGTCAAGGGAACAAATGGCGGCAAACGCGAAACATAACGATTCACTGATAAAAATCTCATAATTGTTATCGCCGGCGAAGCGATGCGATTTTATGTTGTTGTTTATATTGATGTATTTCGATTGCTTATGCGGTACGGTTTGTGCATTTCCTGCTGCAGGGCATTACGGAACTTTCGCTGCCTTCGGAGGGGTGATGTTCAGGAAATTATCGGCATGTGTTCTTGTCGCGTTTCTCCTCTTTACATCGACGAATGCACATGCTTTCAAGGTCATCGGCTACTTCATCAGTTGGGGGGAATCGGGGTTCGAAGAAACCCTAAATTACGAATACCTTACCCACATAAATTATTCCTTTATTCTGCCTACACACAGCGGCGGAATATCTCCCACGTTCGGCAATACATACCAGTTGGATCGACTGGTTCAGCTTGCTCACAACAATAACGTGAAAGTGCTTATTTCCGTCGGCGGGTGGAACAACGGAGACGACAGCGCATTCAACACGATATCTTCCAGTTCCGGTCTCAGGACCACCTTTATCAACAACATCATGAATTTCGTGAGTCAACATAATCTGGACGGCGTGGATATCGATTGGGAATTCCCGGGCACCGAATACAGCGACCGTTACACCACGCTCATGGCGGAACTGAGCACCCGCCTGAAGGCTTCGGGAAAATTATTGACGGCGGCGGTCTGGGGATGGAATACGGACGGGGTCGCCGGCGCCGTTTACGATCACGTGGATTTCCTGAACCTGATGGCCTATGACGGAGGGGTACCTCACTCCACGTATGCCATGGCGGAAAGTTCCTTGAATTATTGGAAAAATCGCGGTTTGCCCAAAGAGAAGATGAATCTCGGCATCCCCTTCTATGGCAGCAACTCCGGCTGGGACCAGAAGAACTATTCCCAGCTGGTTGCATGGGACTCCGGCGCTCCCTATAAGGACGAGGGCGGATACGAAATGGTGAACGGATATTATTACAACTCGATCGAGACGGTGAAGGACAAGACGATCCTCGCCGCGGAGCAGGCAGGGGGCGTCATGTTCTGGGCCTTGAACCTGGACACCGCCGGCTCGACTTCCCTTCTGAACGCGGTGCACCAGGTGGCGCCGCCCATCGGTAGCTCGTCTTCCCTGACCGTGTCGACCGCCTCACTGGCTTCCGGAACGGCGGGTGCGACGTATGGTCCGGTGACGCTTGCCGCGGCGGGCGGCTCCGCCCCTTATTCGTGGTCCATCGCGTCGGGTTCGCTTCCCGCGGGCCTTTCCCTGGCGCAGAGCACCGGTATCATCAGCGGCGTCCCGAGCGCCCCGGGGACGTTCGCCTTTACCATCCGATGCACGGATGCCGGCGGCATGACCGGGACCAAGGCCTTCTCCCTGGCAATCTCCGCGGGAACCGCCAAGGTGCCGTCCTACCCGACCGGCTTGACGATCAACTGACCTGCGATCGTCGGGTTCTCAAGGATTTCTCAGGGTGATCAACCCACGATCCGGCACGGCCTCGTAATAGATCACCCGTGCCCCGTCCTCGACGACGGGATTCACATCGATCGCGCCGCTTCCCTGCTGCACGTTCACGGTTGCCCATTCGGACGGGACCACGCTCCGCAGCGTCAGCGGCTGATCGTATATCGCATCGTCCATCGTGTCGGCAAGACGCAGCACGATCCGGTCCGCCGATGAGGAATGGAAGGTCACGCTCGACGTCGCCTTTTCCCTGAGGAATTTCACCGCCTGCTCGAACGTCCCCACCCAGACATCCCGGTTTCCCAGGTAATCCAGGTATGCCGTGAAATCCTCTATTTCATACGTGCCCCAGCCGTTCTCCAGGGATCCGAGCAGAGAGTGGAAGTAGACCGCCAGCCATTTCCCCTGCTGCTCCGCATCCGCCGTCCATGCGTGGATATCGGTGGTTGAGGAGTCGGGCGTGCATCCCTTCACGTCGTAGAAATCGTACGGCGGTTCGTTGAGGCCGCAGGAGACTCCCCGGGCCGCGATGTAATTTTCCTGGACGACCGACTTCGTCTGGGAATTGTAATCCCCGAAAGGATAGACGAACGTGAGGGTTTTCCTAGACGGGATCCTCGAATCGATCTCGGTTTTCGATTCGACCACTTCCTGCCGCATCTGCTCGTAGGGAAGCGTGCTCAGCGCCGGATGGGAGATCGTGTGGCTGCCGATTTCGTGTCCATTCGCGGCTGCGCTTCTCCAGGCGGTCCATTCCGACTCGTCCATGGGTGTTCCGTTGTAAGCGGTGATGACGTAGAAGGACGCTTTCATGCCGCGGGCATTCAGGGCGGGCACGCCGAGCGTGTACTGGGACGTTTCGCCGTCGTCGAACGTGAGAGATACCGCCCCCTTCCGATTCCCCGGCCAGGCCGTAATCGTATGCCCCGTGGCGGGAGCGTCCGAAGGCATCACCGAAAGAGTCGCGGATTTCGTGGTCCCCCCGTGCGTTGCTGAGACGATCACAACGGTGGAGGCCGAAACGGCGGACGTGGAAACGGGGAAGATTGCGCTCACGCTTCCGGAGGGTATCGTGACGCTGGACGGGACCTGGGCAACCGCCGGATTTCCGCTCACAAGGGAGACCTGCG includes these proteins:
- a CDS encoding glycosyl hydrolase family 18 protein; the encoded protein is MFRKLSACVLVAFLLFTSTNAHAFKVIGYFISWGESGFEETLNYEYLTHINYSFILPTHSGGISPTFGNTYQLDRLVQLAHNNNVKVLISVGGWNNGDDSAFNTISSSSGLRTTFINNIMNFVSQHNLDGVDIDWEFPGTEYSDRYTTLMAELSTRLKASGKLLTAAVWGWNTDGVAGAVYDHVDFLNLMAYDGGVPHSTYAMAESSLNYWKNRGLPKEKMNLGIPFYGSNSGWDQKNYSQLVAWDSGAPYKDEGGYEMVNGYYYNSIETVKDKTILAAEQAGGVMFWALNLDTAGSTSLLNAVHQVAPPIGSSSSLTVSTASLASGTAGATYGPVTLAAAGGSAPYSWSIASGSLPAGLSLAQSTGIISGVPSAPGTFAFTIRCTDAGGMTGTKAFSLAISAGTAKVPSYPTGLTIN